One region of Armigeres subalbatus isolate Guangzhou_Male chromosome 3, GZ_Asu_2, whole genome shotgun sequence genomic DNA includes:
- the LOC134225974 gene encoding uncharacterized protein LOC134225974, with protein sequence MEKRINKLSTSMAFKACLYLDPRFNFTGSGRLSASDKRDCQEYLIALNSRLDSMEGFQEDLCTDEEPANNSGFVEDYLMNFFNEGSQDNSCSSTKSSENESLLFDLIKLETRDKVHVGTFMQPSNSSGQKLIDVANSTPGPSTQAQPLPGTSTCNTSHFNILEYWRKRKFSSPRLYRLAMVVLFAPSTQVTVERLFSQVKFILTDSRMRLSDVSIKDIMVLKMNENLLGEVVDLILERNDCLLL encoded by the exons ATGGAGAAACGAATCAACAAGCTTAGTACAAGCATGGCCTTTAAGGCATGCTTGTATCTCGATCCTCGGTTTAATTTCACTGGTTCCGGCCGTCTTAGTGCGAGTGATAAAAGAGATTGCCAA GAATATCTAATCGCACTAAACAGCCGACTCGATAGCATGGAAGGATTCCAGGAAGACCTTTGCACAGATGAAGAGCCGGCCAACAACAGTGGCTTCGTAGAGGATTACCTAatgaattttttcaatgaagGAAGCCAGGATAACTCATGCAGCTCGACTAAAAGTTCAGAAAACGAATCTTTGTTGTTCGATCTGATTAAATTAGAAACTCGAGACAAGGTCCACGTTGGAACATTCATGCAACCGTCCAATAGCTCGGGTCAAAAACTAATCGATGTTGCAAATAGCACTCCAGGTCCATCTACACAAGCACAACCGCTGCCAGGGACCAGTACATGTAATACGTCGCATTTCAATATCCTAGAGTACTGGCGAAAGAGAAAATTCTCAAGTCCCCGCTTGTATCGCTTGGCAATGGTTGTTTTGTTTGCACCTTCGACTCAAGTCACAGTTGAGCGCCTATTTAGCCAAGTCAAGTTTATTCTTACAGACTCGCGCATGAGGCTCAGCGATGTTTCAATTAAAGATATAATGGTTTTAAAAATGAACGAGAATTTACTCGGGGAAGTAGTGGATTTAATCCTAGAGCGAAACGATTGTTTGTtgctttaa